The DNA sequence ATATTGCACGATCCCCAtgaataaatatacataaaaaatacaTACCTTACCCAAATGTTACTCACCCAAGAAGCAAGCACATGCATATATGATCTATATATGTACAtgcatttttaatataattataatagtatatacatatataattaaaaaatgaaggaaaaataaacttattataataatatgtaattaacaaaatcaaattaaactgTAAATTACATGACAAGAGTTCTAGAGCGGTTAGATCCAAGAGGAGAAACACAGGTTGAGAAGGATGAGGTGCTAACACCCATGATCGGAAGAGCGAAAGAGGACTCAAGAAAAACCCTTCGCTGGTAAGTATCTAGGCTGCCACCGGCCTCGGCCAGATCCTTAATCATATTCTTGTAGGTTTCCTTAAGCTTCTTCAAAATGCTCTTGTAATGAATTTTCAGCCACCTTAATCTAATCTTTCTCAGCTTCTCAATCAAAACAGCCACCCTTCGCGGCCTCTTTCCGCCCAGCCTAACACGCGGTAGTTTCTTCCGCCGCCGCAGTGGGATGCCGTGGCGCCTGTTCGGGTTCAGGAAGGGCATGTTTTGGGGGAGGAGTAGTTCATGCTCTATAcccatttatattatatagatTAATATACTAATTACGTCCGATGTGGgacagagagaaagagagagagatataaTGGTAGAGATATGCACAATAATATATGTGTATTTATAAGAGAGAAAGTTGACTATAAGTGtgaaaattaaataagtaaTAAGTAATAATATATACTTCGAAAAGAAAAAAGGGAATCTTTTAGTTCAGGACCAttgcttgtttatttttttaaattagagGAGGATAAGATGGTAGAGATATGAAAATGAACCCATAACATATATAACGtacaatttacaaaataataataattgttctTCAATGCAAAATACAAATTAGGTATAAAAGAGTTCATTATATTGGATGACATCTCTCTAATACTGCGTTTATTTTATAACATAtaccaaaattatttttatttttatgggtttagatcatatatttttttattatttaaattggataatatatttttttaaaattttattttagaccATCTTTTGTTGAGTGGTCTAGCTAGTGGCAAAATGGTTACTCCGGTTTCTAGGTGATGAAAGTTTATATGTGAGGATAATTTTGACAGCCTATCATCTTCAAATCCTAAGGTAAATAACTTTTGATTCGacaataatatacaaataaaacaATTCAAATTATACATTAtagttctgaaaaaaaaaaaaatatatatatatatatatatatatatatatacattatggtTGAAGTTAACTTTTGAAGCTTGCTATTAGGGTAGCCCATCACTCTTTTCTAGAGATGGAAATTTATACCGCGGGGATGGGTAACCGCGgggacccgcccctaatggggtGGGGATTCCCCATCTTGGTGGTTAATGGGGCGGTAGTTGGGAACAATTTCAATACCCGaagcggggatggggcggggacggggataatactatccgcaccatatccgaccccgatatagatatatataattttttttgtttttttttaaactttgacacatatttagtttttattttctattaagttatgttttttttaagtaggtttattttttatcttctatgaattatgaatacataataaatatttgtgagaatattggtttaacttttttcaattattttaaattaatttattttttcattttaccttAATGGATACCCGATGGGTTCCCCATAACCGATGGGTATTCCCCTACCCCGAATCCGTTGGTTATTAGACGAGGATGGGGCGGGGATGGGGGTATAAATAGGTAACGGGGATGGGGCGAGGATCGCATTCCCCGTACATTAACCGACCGATTTCCATCTCTACTCTTTTCATCTTGGTGTaggaaatgtaaagtttaatagttatttttacgACTTTTTTCCTGAAATAGTGTGGTAATAAGTAACGCATGGCAATTAAgaattaatatacaaatcacCATGTATATCTGCAGCGCTGACCTTCattaattttcatattatatTAGGCGAGAATATATGCTAACATGAAGCTGGTATCAAATATACATCAATGGTCAATTTATTACTCCATACATTATATTGATTGTTCCTGCATATAAGATTATTTCCttaataagaaaatgactaatAAAGAATCAATTACCAAAAACGAATATCGGTAGCTCAGAATTGATGTGCCAACTCGATCATCACTAAAAagtggaagaaaaaaaaaaggttgaaTTCAGCTGTGTTATTTAGTTctttatattacaaaatatcaaaaaaaataggaagaaaaaattaaaacaattgacAAAAATAAACCAAATGATTCATTACAAACGTTTGATGAGCCTATACCTCTTATAGTATGTTCAACAACCAATCAATCAACCCATGTTATATTCTTCCCTAAAATCACAAAACAAGATAAGTTTCATGAAGTTGGCATGTTGGAAAATCCCTGTTTAAATTATtatctttaaaaaattaattagtgaaTCAGATGAAGATACGGTGACTATACATATACATGTTTATATATTTAGATCAAGCCATGTGCAGGAATCACGTGATTCTACTATATAAACATCTGTCCAAGTGGTAAGAACATTGCTTGTGAGTTGTGAGCCCTACAATTTATTTGGTTTTGTAGGGATGCAGAGTTGTGTTAGTTAAGAGGGGTACATAAATCCAAAATATTGATAGCTTTTTGGGTTTGTTAAGAGGTAATCAATCGTAAGTTGTCTACTCTTTCTTTCCCTTTCACATGTTCTCCCCATTTTCTACGCAATTCAATTATAATCATTAGGCAATAGAATAATGCTATGTCAGTAATATAAGTGATTGTTGTTagttaaaaataaacaagtgaGGAAGAAGGTTACAGGAATTAAAGACTAAGTAGTTAAAAAGAATAGAATAAAGAAGCAAAACCCAAACTATTTCAATAGGAGAATCCAATAATCAAAGACCAAGACCAACACGCTACACTAAAGCAACATCTcccttttatttattatttttgtgcattGAAATTAAATCAACAGGGCCAATTCAAAAGAGTAAATAAATTTTGGATCAACCCCAAAGTAGAGTTTACATAAAGATCAGCTTATGCACAAATCAGAAGTACTTGTActatattgaaaagtaaaaaaaaagacCTTTACGAGCGAAGGTTGAATGTGCTTCTTTCTTTTCTAAAATAAGAAACTGAAGTTAAACAATGCCTTACCAAAGAGATCCAAACTCTGGTCTTGTAAATCATTTATGCATACCACTTCTATACCAATCCAACAAGTAGAGAATCAACCTTTTTTTCTGATCAATAACGCAAGAGTATATGATAATCCTCCGTAGTCACACCTGAGTCTTCAAATTTGTACaagaagaaattaaattaaattaacttTGGCATTAAAGCAAATGCTGGATGCATAACTCCCAATGCAGCTGGATCTCTTTCCCAACTCTTTTAACTCATTCAGAAGCTATGAGCCCCCCATTGTTGCTCCACTTAAAAGCAACTGGGCTTCGAACTTTATGAGTCCCATCAGTCCACTCAATCGAGCCAAACTTGGCCGATTTACTGTAATCAACACTAGTAGAGAATGTAACCTCGTATGCTTGTGTTTGATTCACACCACTAAACACAAGCTTGCTTGGAGAAACATTAATTTCAATCCCCGGGGGTGAACTCACTGTCACTTGGTAAACAGCATCAACTTCACTTCCAACATTCTTGACAACCCTCTTATACTTGACCAAACCTTGATGTGAATCGAAAACAACCGAAAACGATGGATAATTCAAACCACCAGGGCTACTCAAAGCCCCAACTTTGTTAAATGTCGTTTCACAAATATCAGCTCTAGTGGGTGCTTTAACAAATATTGATATACGCTTAGAATCATACCCAATAGAACAAAGGAAAGCCACATAATCATTAACATCAAGATCATAAACCAAACCCGGATTGAGAGCTTTGTTGGGATCAACATGTCCTGCTCCATGAATGAAAGGTGTTGATTTTTCCCCTGATGCAAGATCATCAAAAGTCTCACCAGAATTGTCCAAGTTGTAAGCTGTTGTCATCAGAGCAGATTTTATAGCAGCCGGTGACCAATCAGGGTAAGCCTTTCGAAGCAGAGCTGCAAGCCCACTAACATGTGGGCAAGACATTGAAGTACCTGAGATTATATTGAACTCAACACGCCTTGGATCAATATCCAAATCTGTTGGACCAACCGAGCCAGTCCATCCAGCTAAAATGTTGACCCCAGGTGCTATAACATCCGGTTTTAGGATTTCTGGGGTGAGAGAACTCGGACCGCGGCTCGAGAAAGCAGCTACCTTTGGAGCAGCAGGGGATGACCCAATTACAGTCCCCCGAAACAGAATAGTAGCCGTTGGATCATCACTTGATTTTATATACTGTTTGATTTTATCACCATTAATCTGACCAACCATGGTCGCTGGTATAAGATGAGAATCAGCTATGAGCTCTTCCCCACTGTCTTCTGTATTAGCTAACACTAAAGCAAGACCACCTGCGAGCTTAACAGCACTACCTTTTTCCACTCTTGCGTTACCGCCACGGTCGCAAACGACAATCTTTCCGGCGACTTTAGAGGCAATGAGAGACCCAGAATAGCAGTACCTATTTCCTGCATCACCGGCGTAGATCAACGAAAGCTTTGCATCGGCAGCCAAAGGCTCTCCTGCGTACAGAGACACGCCGTTTAAAACTCTACCGTCACCCAAAACGACATCGGCCGGGAACTCTCTGTCGATGGTGGAAGCACCGACGGTCAGTATCCAAGGAGCGATGTTGGTAGCAGTGGAAGGGTTGGGACCGGAGTTTCCAGCGGAGCAGGAAACCAAGACGCCATGTTGGGATGCCCCGAATGCCCCAACTGCGATCGAGTCCAAATAGTACGGCGGCGAGTGTCCATTTGCCCCAACGGAAAGAGAAATTATATGAACACCATCGGAAATCGCTTGGTCCATGGCTGCTAAGATATCCGAATCGAAACATCCCAAGCTCCAGCAGATTTTGTAGACGGAGATTCGGGCTTTGGTCGCCATTCCTCTGGCTTCTCCCTGAGCGTAATGGAGAAAACTCGCGTTCGAGACCACAGCTCCGGCAGCCGTGGAAGCCGTATGGGAGCCATGACCTTCTGTATCTCTGGGTGATTTCGATTCCTTAGATCCAACAATGGATCCCCCCAATTTCGCAAGGTAGCCGTTGTAGAAGGCTTTCGCTCCAATAATCTTCTTGTTACAACTCGAAGCCGGGAAATCGGGTCCGCTCTCGCAAGTCCCTTTCCAACCGGACGGAACCGCAGACAAACCGGAATCGGAGAAACTCGGTCGTTCAGGCCAAATCCCAGTGTCCAAAACTCCAATCACAACGTCCTCTGCGTAATCGGAATTAGGCCAGAGCCCAAACCCATCTGCGAGGCCCAAGAACCGGTAAGTCCGGGTGGTGTGGAGCTGACGGGCTTGGTCTGGAACAACGGAGATGACCCCAGCAAAGTCGCGTAGCTTAGCGGCCTGAGCAGCAGTGAGAGTGGCGGAGAAGCCATTAATGGATTTTTCGTAGGAGTAGAGAAGCTTAGTGGGGTGAGGAGAAGGAGGGAGGGATTTGATGATGGAGGAATACCAGTGGTGGTGGGAAGTGAAAAAGGAAGGCTTGTGGGATTTTGACACGTGGACGATGAAAGTCTGTGGAGCATCATCGATCGGATGAGAATGAGATGATGAAATTACAGATAGAGAGAGGAGACATATGAAAaagaagagaatcaaagaagaaGAATCTGAAACAACAGCCATGGCTGCTTCGTGTTTGGAGATTTTTTTGCTCCAAGAGTTTAGGGAACAAACAAATGATCTGTTCGGCTCTGTTCTCAAGTTGAAGATAGAGTAATGTGATTGGTCATgctatttcattatttttttttctttttaattaatcatattttttgtcttttatttatttaattaatttgagtgCAACTTGTGCATTTCTCTGGCTACATACATTGTTAAAGCAATTTATAATCTTTTGGAGTTAATATTTTTTAGGTGGTCATTATTCAATTTTAAACATGTTTCGTGTGTGTTTGAGtagtttatattaatatttgtaGTGGAATGTTACTCCAAGGTTTGGTTGGTGGGACAAATAAATGACATTTTGTTTACAATATATTTTGGGAATCTTTTATCAAGATTTAAGGCATTCCAAAATGAACACTTCTTTttgttccaaaaaaaaaatgaatactttcttttcttttcttttttctttttgaattgATTGAAAAAACAGAAGCATCATTAAAAAAGTTTACTCTTAGAGATGATTTGCTAATCTGTAAATCTTAACATTAAATTTTGAACTAAcataaaaagatatatattttaaagaatctGGACAATGAAACTTTTAAACAACTTTGTAGACTAAAACTTTTCAATGAACCTGCACCATATAACCAAATAAAACCAAACATATAcaattatttgttttttaataaaatagaaaagatatCCAACATTAGACTATCTaacaaaatatttgatttagtactaaaaaaatgtctaagcatatttgtaatttttgaatttgagaGCTGATAATTGAGTTTTAGACTCATTTTAAGTTATGAGTTTAATTTGCTTAGGTTCATTGCGACTTGGAGTGTGGAGGCTTAACTTTTGACAGCTAGAAATGAATAAAAGAAATGTTTTGGAGTGTTTTGGATGAAGATTAGATCTATCATTTGGagttctttttttctctttttactTTTAGTTTATGCTAATTTCATGTTTATAGATTTCTAAGTGTTGAACATGAACTAATTTCTATTTAGAGTTTATAATTGAAACTTAAAAAATCGATCTAATTGGATGCTACTAATCTAAACAATAAGATTCAATCACACAATATAAGCTGAGTTGTTTTTACAACGAATTTGTAAGGATTATTAAAAGCTAAAATACAGAAAGTAAATCAAGATAAACATCATAAATTTACAAGCTTCACCTGCCCTAGAAACATATTCTAGGCAGTTAGTGTTTGGATTTCTTGAACCAAGGTAAATAACTTCCAATAAGAATCAATGCCAATATACAAACTCCAGTTTGTAAAACAAATgtatgtaaaataatacaacaaAGATTCTTACAATAATTAACCCTAAGATCTTGATTAATCAaccaatatttaaatttatgtccTCTTAGATTCGAAGACAAGATCCCCTTGCTTCAATTGAGCTTCTCTTCAAATGAAACAACCCCCATTATCATCGTCATATAAGCTTGAACTCTTCAACAATGGAGCAACCTacaaaaaacaaagaagaaataGATTTCTTTCCTAGTAGAGAAAAATCTCTATCAAAGAATTAAATAAGTGAGAGTTGGTTAGAATATTCAAGAATCAACTATATATAGCATTAACTCATACAAAATCGACTTTGACAACGCACTAGCAACTCATTGACAGTAACATGAAAATGTTGATTTATCAAAGCTAACTCATAAACCAGTAACAGACATACTCAGATGGAGCTACTGATTGTTCAGGTGGCAGATGACTCATACTTTGACATACATTAAAACATGAttcttacaatctccccctaTAAAATTatgatcaataaataaaccaaaAATGCATGAAAGATAGCCAAAAAAAATTgaaccaacaaaaacaacatccaGTGAATATGAACATAATTTGTCACACACAAAGATATGATTCCTACAAAActcttgaaattttattatgaattaatgCAATTTTTCTATTTGTTTCTTCGCCTTAgatctattttatttgtgattATTGTGTGTGTGATTGATTGAGCACCTCTTACATgctatttatgaatttaaattaaaatttgaatatatagatttaaattCAAAACAACAATGTCAGATTGGTCTATATAAATTTAGGGTTGAGTtcattgttattgttattatttaaatttctcaTAGATATATAGATTGTATTAAGTCGAGTTTTATATTTCTTAttgtgaatattttatatttgtgtATGTCTTTCATCTTAGTGAGAAGAATTATATTTGTAATTGTATTAATGAgtagtaaaataaataataaaggaGATTAAAATCTCTAATTTCTCATTATATATTTGAATCAAAGTTTATTATTTTCTGCAgttctttcatttaattttgCTATCTATTATTTTAGTTTCTAAACCATTTCGATTTTAGTTACcaaatggaaaataaaattattagtaCTTGATAACATGGAACAATAATCAGTCTTAGCAAAATAAACTACAAAAGTAATTACACATGTTGGATAGCCTTAATTTTCTTAACAAAAGTGTTACAATTAATAAGCATATTGAGCAAGTATAAAATAAGCTTACGAAAGGTGGGATTCCTGGATTTCTCATCTGAAAGGTTTTATCCCGAAACCTAAGGGAGGGGTAATAACCAATGATCAATATATTGATGACCTATTGCTTGCAAATGGAGATTGGGGCATCCCAAAGCTAAATGGTCTTTTTGATAAAGAAATGGTGTCTGCAATAGTTAAAGGTGGTAAACCCTCAGGCCTTGGGGAAGATAGATGGGTTTGGACTCTGGAAAAAAATGGACAGTTCTCAAGCAAATCAGCTTATCTGTCTCAAGCTCTGGCTAGGGCCCATCAATGTGAGGTAGCTCCGTCACTATGGAACAAGTTGTGGAATAGCAAAATTTTGGAAAGGCATAAGATCCTATGGTGGTGCATCCTATCTAATGCGCTCCCTATTAGACCTGTGATAGGTAGACGGTTCCACATTGAAGAAACCTGCTGCCCTTTGTGTGGATTAGGGGAGGAATCCATGGAACATCTGTTCTTGTCTTGTGAGGTGGCGATGCATTTATGGCGATCTTCACCTTGGGGCATCTATCCTATCTGCAATAACGGGAttcgggtttgggactgggtcaaATTTATATGGAATCTCAATTCTAGGGGGATCCAAGTGGAAGCAGTTTTCCTGTATGCGTCGATTGTTGTAGAAACTATCTGGAGAGTGCGAAATGATTTTATTCATAACAATTCTCGTCCGGATGTTATGAAATGTATTGACCAGATTTTTAATTCTTATGCAGAGCTTCATGATACTTTCTTGCCTACCCCTGCACCATCTTTGAGGGAGACCTGGAGGGCGCCTCCTTAGGAGTGGATAAAACTGAATTGTGATGTCAGGGTGGGCTTAGACAGTATGTGTACATCGGTGGTAGCTAGAAACCATCTGGGTAAGGTGGTTCGAGTTCACACGACTAGGTTGGATTTCTCGGATGCATTATGTGGAGAAGCAGCGGCTTGTTGTGCAGCGGTTTCGATGGCTCTGGAAGAAAGTTTTCAGTTTGTTTTGGTGGAGAGTGACTCGAGAGTAGTCATCAACGCTCTAAATAGGACGGAGTCTCATTGGGCGATTGAGAACTATATCTCCTTTTGTGTTAAGTCCTCTCCCTCTTTTATTTGTT is a window from the Cannabis sativa cultivar Pink pepper isolate KNU-18-1 chromosome 1, ASM2916894v1, whole genome shotgun sequence genome containing:
- the LOC115707109 gene encoding subtilisin-like protease SBT1.4, coding for MAVVSDSSSLILFFFICLLSLSVISSSHSHPIDDAPQTFIVHVSKSHKPSFFTSHHHWYSSIIKSLPPSPHPTKLLYSYEKSINGFSATLTAAQAAKLRDFAGVISVVPDQARQLHTTRTYRFLGLADGFGLWPNSDYAEDVVIGVLDTGIWPERPSFSDSGLSAVPSGWKGTCESGPDFPASSCNKKIIGAKAFYNGYLAKLGGSIVGSKESKSPRDTEGHGSHTASTAAGAVVSNASFLHYAQGEARGMATKARISVYKICWSLGCFDSDILAAMDQAISDGVHIISLSVGANGHSPPYYLDSIAVGAFGASQHGVLVSCSAGNSGPNPSTATNIAPWILTVGASTIDREFPADVVLGDGRVLNGVSLYAGEPLAADAKLSLIYAGDAGNRYCYSGSLIASKVAGKIVVCDRGGNARVEKGSAVKLAGGLALVLANTEDSGEELIADSHLIPATMVGQINGDKIKQYIKSSDDPTATILFRGTVIGSSPAAPKVAAFSSRGPSSLTPEILKPDVIAPGVNILAGWTGSVGPTDLDIDPRRVEFNIISGTSMSCPHVSGLAALLRKAYPDWSPAAIKSALMTTAYNLDNSGETFDDLASGEKSTPFIHGAGHVDPNKALNPGLVYDLDVNDYVAFLCSIGYDSKRISIFVKAPTRADICETTFNKVGALSSPGGLNYPSFSVVFDSHQGLVKYKRVVKNVGSEVDAVYQVTVSSPPGIEINVSPSKLVFSGVNQTQAYEVTFSTSVDYSKSAKFGSIEWTDGTHKVRSPVAFKWSNNGGLIASE
- the LOC115706799 gene encoding uncharacterized protein LOC115706799, whose amino-acid sequence is MGIEHELLLPQNMPFLNPNRRHGIPLRRRKKLPRVRLGGKRPRRVAVLIEKLRKIRLRWLKIHYKSILKKLKETYKNMIKDLAEAGGSLDTYQRRVFLESSFALPIMGVSTSSFSTCVSPLGSNRSRTLVM